TCCAGCCGCGCCTCCGCGGTCAGTCGACGGGTCTCCGCGTTGCGCACGTCCTCACCGGACACCACGCCGTCCCGCTCGTACAGGGTCTGCCGGTTGGTGTGGTCGCGGCGGGCTTCCTCCGCGCGGATGCGTGCCTCCTCGGCCTGGGCCTGCGCCGCCGCGACCTTGGCCGCCGCCTCCTCCGCGGCCTGTCCGACGCGGCGCCGCTGGTGCAGGACGTTCAGCTGCTCCATGTCGATCGTCCGCTGCAGGGCCTCGACCTCGGCACGGGCCTCCTGCACCTCCGCGACGAGGTGCCGATCCTCCAGCCGCACGATCACCTGGCCGGCCCGAACCCGGTCGCCGACGTCCACCTCGACCGACTTGACGAGACCGGTCAGGCGCGTCCCGATCTCGGCGACGTGACCGCGGACGGAGGCGTTCTTCGACGTCACGTGGTTGGACTGATACCGCACCCAGAAGAAGAGCGGAGCCGCGAGGCCGAGGACCAGGAGCGGGACCAGCGCCCAGCGGGCGCGTTGCCAGATCCGTCGCAGCCCCTCGGCCGGCACGGGCGGCGCGCCGAGCAACCCGTGAATCGGATCGACCTCCGCTTCGGCCGGGGCGGCGGGGGGTGCCCCGGGCGCGGCCTCCTCCGGTCGAGTCCACTCCGTCGGCGCGGCGCCTCGGTCGCGGCGGCGCAGCTTGCCGGGATCTCCCATCAGACGCTCGACTCGGCGACGGCAGCCTCCGCCCGAAACGCTTCCAGCCTCGCCGGGGGGGCGCCGAACAAGGATCGTCCGACGCGGTCCACCAGCTCCCCGCGCGTGCAGAACGAGGTGAAGGAGTGGTCGATTCCGGGAACCTCGGTCAGCGAGACGAGCGGCTTCAGGCCGTATGCGGTGGCGGCGTCGCGCATCGCGGCGACCCAGCTTCGGGCACGCTCCACACGGTTGGTGCCCTGCTGCGCGTCCAGGCGCTCGCTGCGGCGCACGTTGCTCGAGCCCACGTCGTTGTGCCCGATGAGCACCTCCACGGGGACGCGGAGGAAACGCTCGGGGTTGAAGTTGACGCCCTCGAGCGAACGGCCCGGGCGGATGCCGTAGGGGTACTTGCGCGAGTGGTCGGGGAACGTGTACCAGCCCGCGGCCGCCACGGCGGCTCTCGCCACCCGATCCGGATGCGCCATGAGGTAGCGGTGGGCGAACTGCGCCCCGGCGGAAAAGCCGAACAGGTGGATCTGCGCGACGTCGGCGCCGCTCAACGAGCCCGCCTCCGCGAGGAACCGATGCAACAACAGGTCGACC
This region of Candidatus Polarisedimenticolaceae bacterium genomic DNA includes:
- a CDS encoding efflux RND transporter periplasmic adaptor subunit, with the translated sequence MGDPGKLRRRDRGAAPTEWTRPEEAAPGAPPAAPAEAEVDPIHGLLGAPPVPAEGLRRIWQRARWALVPLLVLGLAAPLFFWVRYQSNHVTSKNASVRGHVAEIGTRLTGLVKSVEVDVGDRVRAGQVIVRLEDRHLVAEVQEARAEVEALQRTIDMEQLNVLHQRRRVGQAAEEAAAKVAAAQAQAEEARIRAEEARRDHTNRQTLYERDGVVSGEDVRNAETRRLTAEARLDEARANSDAAKSAGRTVRLEADLIAIEEGKVGVLEAELLRARARLARAEADLDGTSIRAPEDGAIVRRVVQPGGSVEAGQPILAMWLGRDVWIEAWVDEDDIGKVRVGSVATVSFHSLPGREFAGVVDKIGLSTDFEIPDAQVPQPRFSRMRSAPVVGVRIRLHEPPPELVPGLSAVVAIRKAE